A single region of the Vicia villosa cultivar HV-30 ecotype Madison, WI linkage group LG4, Vvil1.0, whole genome shotgun sequence genome encodes:
- the LOC131596681 gene encoding thaumatin-like protein 1 — protein MDHHHQVLSIFSFLLTFHLSISGVISTTFTFVNKCDYTVWPGLLSNAGVPPIPTTGFVLQTGESTTVTAPTSWGGRFWGRTLCSQDSTGKFSCLTGDCGSGKVECSGNGAAPPATLAEFTLDGSGGLDFYDVSLVDGYNVPMLVSPQGGTGDKCTTTGCIEDLNGACPSELSVMSVDGKENVACKSACEAFNSPEYCCSGAFGTPDTCKPSSYSELFKNACPRAYSYAYDDKTSTFTCANAIDYTITFCSSPTTSQKATQGQDTKQESSSSNSNSSSPRFNNDNTMVYEGGYDQSEISQAMCTHVLLHSQIIACIITITMAIWHLC, from the exons ATGGATCACCACCACCAAGTACTATCAATTTTTTCATTCTTACTAACATTTCATCTATCAATCTCAG GTGTAATTTCAACAACATTCACATTTGTTAACAAATGCGACTATACAGTCTGGCCCGGACTTCTTTCTAACGCAGGGGTCCCACCTATTCCGACCACCGGTTTCGTTCTTCAAACCGGCGAATCCACCACCGTAACCGCACCAACCTCCTGGGGCGGCCGTTTCTGGGGAAGAACTCTCTGCTCGCAAGACAGTACCGGAAAATTCTCCTGCCTCACCGGAGACTGCGGCTCCGGCAAAGTCGAATGCTCCGGTAACGGAGCCGCGCCACCGGCAACATTAGCAGAGTTCACTTTAGACGGATCCGGCGGTCTTGACTTCTACGACGTTAGTCTCGTCGACGGCTACAACGTCCCTATGTTAGTTTCTCCTCAAGGTGGCACCGGCGATAAATGCACCACGACGGGATGTATTGAAGATCTCAACGGCGCGTGTCCTTCGGAGCTTAGTGTGATGAGCGTGGACGGGAAAGAGAACGTCGCGTGTAAGAGCGCGTGTGAGGCTTTTAATTCGCCGGAGTATTGCTGCAGCGGCGCGTTTGGGACTCCGGATACTTGCAAACCTTCTTCTTACTCTGAGTTGTTTAAAAACGCTTGCCCACGCGCTTATAGCTACGCGTATGATGATAAAACCAGTACTTTCACTTGTGCTAATGCTATAGATTATACCATCACCTTTTGTTCTTCTCCAACTACAAG TCAAAAGGCAACCCAAGGGCAAGACACTAAACAGGAAAGTTCATCTTCAAATTCCAACTCTTCCTCGCCTCGGTTTAACAATGACAACACAATGGTGTATGAAGGTGGTTATGATCAAAGTGAAATCTCACAAGCCATGTGCACCCATGTGCTCCTCCATTCACAAATTATTGCCTGCATTATTACCATTACTATGGCCATCTGGCACTTATGCTAA